From Oryza sativa Japonica Group chromosome 4, ASM3414082v1, one genomic window encodes:
- the LOC4334948 gene encoding WEB family protein At1g75720 isoform X3, producing MIERQLEMGGNGGGGGGDGVTVVGRAEIDMRAPFRSVKEAVVLFGEKETPLLAGDGDVHGPGLHRLRLMNRAATTPPAIWPTFSQQQVSGGVVAVTRHVPAELEEARQELEKERSEKQKMAGCILSLQEELSNAMSELNKIKARDDVGDGDGGEAAAKVIDLQVEDLKFVEIDDDKPQPRQQSPSPGEFQKRRYVTFADPPPPMASAYDRAPPQAPLPDVVIELRHRHNHSSTPSPPQLREVRFMRQMSASHGMMKAAAVAAVDQEGRKKKKSLIPLVGALFMRKKKSSSCSCHNDDSALNPRTSF from the exons atg ATCGAAAGACAGCTAGAAATGGggggcaatggcggcggcggcggcggcgatggcgtgaCGGTGGTTGGGCGGGCGGAGATCGACATGAGGGCGCCGTTCCGGTCGGTGAAGGAGGCCGTCGTCCTCTTCGGCGAGAAGGAGACGCCTCTGCTCGCCGGTGATGGTGATGTTCATGGACCTGGACTACATCGCCTCCGATTAATG AATCGTGCCGCCACAACGCCGCCGGCAATATGGCCAACATTTAGCCAACAGCAAGTCTCCGGCGGGGTCGTCGCCGTGACCCGCCACGTGCcggcggagctggaggaggcgaggcaggAGCTGGAGAAGGAGCGGTCCGAGAAGCAGAAGATGGCCGGCTGCATCCTCTCCCTGCAGGAGGAGCTCAGCAACGCCATGAGCGAGCTCAACAAGATCAAGGCAcgcgacgacgtcggcgacggcgacggtggcgaggcGGCCGCCAAGGTGATCGACCTGCAGGTGGAGGACCTCAAGTTCGTCGAGATCGACGACGACAAGCCACAGCCGCGCCAGCAGTCGCCGTCCCCCGGCGAGTTCCAGAAGAGGAGGTACGTGACGTTcgccgacccgccgccgccgatggcatCAGCGTACGACCGCGCGCCACCGCAGGCGCCATTGCCGGACGTGGTGATCGAGCTGCGCCATCGTCACAACCACAGCAGcacaccctcgccgccgcagctccgcgAGGTGCGGTTCATGAGGCAGATGTCGGCCAGCCATGGCATgatgaaggcggcggcggtggcagcggtcgATCaagaggggagaaagaagaagaaatcgTTGATTCCTCTGGTTGGAGCATTGTtcatgaggaagaagaagagcagcagctgcagctgccaCAACGACGACTCGGCGCTCAACCCGCGCACCTCCTTTTGA
- the LOC4334948 gene encoding WEB family protein At1g75720 isoform X2 → MGGNGGGGGGDGVTVVGRAEIDMRAPFRSVKEAVVLFGEKETPLLAGDGDVHGPGLHRLRLMVTDICFLHQEIKRMNRAATTPPAIWPTFSQQQVSGGVVAVTRHVPAELEEARQELEKERSEKQKMAGCILSLQEELSNAMSELNKIKARDDVGDGDGGEAAAKVIDLQVEDLKFVEIDDDKPQPRQQSPSPGEFQKRRYVTFADPPPPMASAYDRAPPQAPLPDVVIELRHRHNHSSTPSPPQLREVRFMRQMSASHGMMKAAAVAAVDQEGRKKKKSLIPLVGALFMRKKKSSSCSCHNDDSALNPRTSF, encoded by the exons ATGGggggcaatggcggcggcggcggcggcgatggcgtgaCGGTGGTTGGGCGGGCGGAGATCGACATGAGGGCGCCGTTCCGGTCGGTGAAGGAGGCCGTCGTCCTCTTCGGCGAGAAGGAGACGCCTCTGCTCGCCGGTGATGGTGATGTTCATGGACCTGGACTACATCGCCTCCGATTAATGGTAACTGATATATGTTTCCTTCATCAAGAAATTAAAAGAATG AATCGTGCCGCCACAACGCCGCCGGCAATATGGCCAACATTTAGCCAACAGCAAGTCTCCGGCGGGGTCGTCGCCGTGACCCGCCACGTGCcggcggagctggaggaggcgaggcaggAGCTGGAGAAGGAGCGGTCCGAGAAGCAGAAGATGGCCGGCTGCATCCTCTCCCTGCAGGAGGAGCTCAGCAACGCCATGAGCGAGCTCAACAAGATCAAGGCAcgcgacgacgtcggcgacggcgacggtggcgaggcGGCCGCCAAGGTGATCGACCTGCAGGTGGAGGACCTCAAGTTCGTCGAGATCGACGACGACAAGCCACAGCCGCGCCAGCAGTCGCCGTCCCCCGGCGAGTTCCAGAAGAGGAGGTACGTGACGTTcgccgacccgccgccgccgatggcatCAGCGTACGACCGCGCGCCACCGCAGGCGCCATTGCCGGACGTGGTGATCGAGCTGCGCCATCGTCACAACCACAGCAGcacaccctcgccgccgcagctccgcgAGGTGCGGTTCATGAGGCAGATGTCGGCCAGCCATGGCATgatgaaggcggcggcggtggcagcggtcgATCaagaggggagaaagaagaagaaatcgTTGATTCCTCTGGTTGGAGCATTGTtcatgaggaagaagaagagcagcagctgcagctgccaCAACGACGACTCGGCGCTCAACCCGCGCACCTCCTTTTGA
- the LOC4334948 gene encoding WEB family protein At1g75720 isoform X4: MGGNGGGGGGDGVTVVGRAEIDMRAPFRSVKEAVVLFGEKETPLLAGDGDVHGPGLHRLRLMNRAATTPPAIWPTFSQQQVSGGVVAVTRHVPAELEEARQELEKERSEKQKMAGCILSLQEELSNAMSELNKIKARDDVGDGDGGEAAAKVIDLQVEDLKFVEIDDDKPQPRQQSPSPGEFQKRRYVTFADPPPPMASAYDRAPPQAPLPDVVIELRHRHNHSSTPSPPQLREVRFMRQMSASHGMMKAAAVAAVDQEGRKKKKSLIPLVGALFMRKKKSSSCSCHNDDSALNPRTSF; the protein is encoded by the exons ATGGggggcaatggcggcggcggcggcggcgatggcgtgaCGGTGGTTGGGCGGGCGGAGATCGACATGAGGGCGCCGTTCCGGTCGGTGAAGGAGGCCGTCGTCCTCTTCGGCGAGAAGGAGACGCCTCTGCTCGCCGGTGATGGTGATGTTCATGGACCTGGACTACATCGCCTCCGATTAATG AATCGTGCCGCCACAACGCCGCCGGCAATATGGCCAACATTTAGCCAACAGCAAGTCTCCGGCGGGGTCGTCGCCGTGACCCGCCACGTGCcggcggagctggaggaggcgaggcaggAGCTGGAGAAGGAGCGGTCCGAGAAGCAGAAGATGGCCGGCTGCATCCTCTCCCTGCAGGAGGAGCTCAGCAACGCCATGAGCGAGCTCAACAAGATCAAGGCAcgcgacgacgtcggcgacggcgacggtggcgaggcGGCCGCCAAGGTGATCGACCTGCAGGTGGAGGACCTCAAGTTCGTCGAGATCGACGACGACAAGCCACAGCCGCGCCAGCAGTCGCCGTCCCCCGGCGAGTTCCAGAAGAGGAGGTACGTGACGTTcgccgacccgccgccgccgatggcatCAGCGTACGACCGCGCGCCACCGCAGGCGCCATTGCCGGACGTGGTGATCGAGCTGCGCCATCGTCACAACCACAGCAGcacaccctcgccgccgcagctccgcgAGGTGCGGTTCATGAGGCAGATGTCGGCCAGCCATGGCATgatgaaggcggcggcggtggcagcggtcgATCaagaggggagaaagaagaagaaatcgTTGATTCCTCTGGTTGGAGCATTGTtcatgaggaagaagaagagcagcagctgcagctgccaCAACGACGACTCGGCGCTCAACCCGCGCACCTCCTTTTGA
- the LOC4334948 gene encoding WEB family protein At1g75720 isoform X1: MIERQLEMGGNGGGGGGDGVTVVGRAEIDMRAPFRSVKEAVVLFGEKETPLLAGDGDVHGPGLHRLRLMVTDICFLHQEIKRMNRAATTPPAIWPTFSQQQVSGGVVAVTRHVPAELEEARQELEKERSEKQKMAGCILSLQEELSNAMSELNKIKARDDVGDGDGGEAAAKVIDLQVEDLKFVEIDDDKPQPRQQSPSPGEFQKRRYVTFADPPPPMASAYDRAPPQAPLPDVVIELRHRHNHSSTPSPPQLREVRFMRQMSASHGMMKAAAVAAVDQEGRKKKKSLIPLVGALFMRKKKSSSCSCHNDDSALNPRTSF; encoded by the exons atg ATCGAAAGACAGCTAGAAATGGggggcaatggcggcggcggcggcggcgatggcgtgaCGGTGGTTGGGCGGGCGGAGATCGACATGAGGGCGCCGTTCCGGTCGGTGAAGGAGGCCGTCGTCCTCTTCGGCGAGAAGGAGACGCCTCTGCTCGCCGGTGATGGTGATGTTCATGGACCTGGACTACATCGCCTCCGATTAATGGTAACTGATATATGTTTCCTTCATCAAGAAATTAAAAGAATG AATCGTGCCGCCACAACGCCGCCGGCAATATGGCCAACATTTAGCCAACAGCAAGTCTCCGGCGGGGTCGTCGCCGTGACCCGCCACGTGCcggcggagctggaggaggcgaggcaggAGCTGGAGAAGGAGCGGTCCGAGAAGCAGAAGATGGCCGGCTGCATCCTCTCCCTGCAGGAGGAGCTCAGCAACGCCATGAGCGAGCTCAACAAGATCAAGGCAcgcgacgacgtcggcgacggcgacggtggcgaggcGGCCGCCAAGGTGATCGACCTGCAGGTGGAGGACCTCAAGTTCGTCGAGATCGACGACGACAAGCCACAGCCGCGCCAGCAGTCGCCGTCCCCCGGCGAGTTCCAGAAGAGGAGGTACGTGACGTTcgccgacccgccgccgccgatggcatCAGCGTACGACCGCGCGCCACCGCAGGCGCCATTGCCGGACGTGGTGATCGAGCTGCGCCATCGTCACAACCACAGCAGcacaccctcgccgccgcagctccgcgAGGTGCGGTTCATGAGGCAGATGTCGGCCAGCCATGGCATgatgaaggcggcggcggtggcagcggtcgATCaagaggggagaaagaagaagaaatcgTTGATTCCTCTGGTTGGAGCATTGTtcatgaggaagaagaagagcagcagctgcagctgccaCAACGACGACTCGGCGCTCAACCCGCGCACCTCCTTTTGA